The following proteins are co-located in the Candidatus Phytoplasma asteris genome:
- the dnaE gene encoding DNA polymerase III subunit alpha, giving the protein MRGVFYLQSFYSLLQSLNSLETLVQKAKENDYDFVALSDDNLYGMPTFLKLCHNYQIKSILGLKINFLHNNQLATLLIYAKNDQGIKNLIQISTIIKNEETPQITLNQIAHLGKDLFALIPGENPFFDDMFFRDQKDKFFQIANQLQKIFDELVLGISYQNSFLELLSENIIDFANHFQIPYVPINKTCYDTFQAQPTYQILAQMENKKNDDQTDLSFLTKDNFDSAYNAQTHKAMFAYLKKLIFSIKYQNYLPQKMLLPSFVDFLQPQKITAKEYLKQISYEGLRQYIDFKNPKYTKYQQRLDQELQIIADMEYDNYFLIVGDVVRYAKKQGILVGPGRGSSSGSLVCFCLQITEIDPLQYDLIFERFLNPQRKTMPDIDLDFPENTRDLIIQYVCQKYGTKHVASIITFGRFVSQKAIINELVKFMPTVKEFQTKRVLAYLDKKSTYQKETLDLQMKKLLTMASYIEGIPRFTGTHPAGIILSQMPLDQIIPLQKGTHNNLQQTQWEASFLESIGLLKIDFLGLRSLTLMNKMVLAIQKTNPHFGLFKIPLNDTKTFELLQQGKTIGIFQLESYNAKIFLQKMMPQKFEDLIALLALNRPGPIDSFNMFLKNRHQKTTTFFSPLIDFILQPTYGIILYQEQIMQIVAVFAKYSLAQADLFRRAISKKEKDLLLQEKNNFIAQSKEQGRNLTIANKLYDYILKFANYGFNKSHSVAYSLISYRMAYLKANHFLAFVITLLNDAIGDATQTEILLKEVIQKGIIIEPPHIFSSQDKYYFKDNKLFLPLTIIKGINVAFCQELMKEQKKLIKEHQKLTKTAQMPLYYSFKTFKQQLFPFLTEPLLTNLIFAGTLDKMGLNRNTLEQNKDLKEVKYYPYSDYEPKIHPELPLKELVIKQKKTLGFGLHNLLINQKNKS; this is encoded by the coding sequence ATGAGAGGCGTTTTTTATTTGCAAAGTTTTTATAGCTTATTACAAAGTCTTAATTCTTTAGAAACTTTGGTACAAAAAGCCAAAGAAAATGATTATGATTTTGTTGCTTTGAGCGATGATAATTTATATGGCATGCCAACTTTTTTAAAATTATGCCATAACTATCAAATCAAATCTATTTTAGGACTAAAAATAAATTTTTTGCACAACAATCAACTAGCAACACTTTTAATTTATGCCAAAAACGACCAAGGAATCAAAAATTTAATTCAAATTTCAACTATTATTAAAAATGAAGAAACACCCCAAATTACATTAAATCAAATTGCTCATTTAGGTAAAGATTTGTTTGCTTTGATTCCTGGAGAAAATCCCTTTTTTGATGATATGTTTTTTCGCGACCAAAAAGATAAATTTTTTCAAATAGCTAATCAATTACAAAAAATATTTGACGAACTTGTATTAGGTATTTCTTATCAAAACTCCTTTTTGGAATTACTTTCTGAAAACATCATTGATTTTGCAAACCACTTCCAAATTCCTTATGTACCAATTAACAAAACTTGCTATGATACTTTTCAAGCCCAACCAACCTATCAAATACTTGCACAAATGGAAAATAAAAAAAACGACGACCAAACTGATTTATCTTTTTTAACCAAAGATAATTTTGATAGCGCCTACAACGCCCAAACACATAAAGCAATGTTTGCTTATTTAAAAAAATTAATCTTTTCTATTAAATATCAAAATTATTTACCACAAAAAATGTTGTTGCCTTCCTTTGTTGATTTTTTACAACCCCAAAAAATAACTGCCAAAGAGTACTTAAAACAAATTTCTTATGAAGGTTTGCGCCAATACATCGATTTTAAAAACCCTAAATATACCAAATACCAACAAAGGCTAGATCAAGAATTACAAATTATAGCTGATATGGAATATGACAATTATTTTTTAATTGTAGGTGATGTTGTAAGATACGCCAAAAAACAAGGTATTTTAGTAGGTCCTGGTAGAGGCTCTTCTTCGGGTTCTTTGGTGTGTTTTTGTTTACAAATTACAGAGATTGACCCTTTACAATATGACCTTATTTTTGAGCGTTTTTTAAATCCTCAAAGAAAAACTATGCCAGATATTGACCTTGATTTTCCAGAAAATACAAGAGATTTAATTATTCAATATGTTTGTCAAAAGTACGGCACCAAACACGTAGCAAGTATTATTACTTTTGGTAGATTTGTAAGCCAAAAAGCCATTATCAATGAATTAGTTAAATTTATGCCCACAGTAAAGGAATTCCAAACTAAACGCGTTTTGGCATATTTGGATAAAAAAAGCACTTATCAAAAAGAAACTTTGGATTTGCAAATGAAAAAATTACTTACAATGGCATCTTATATCGAAGGAATACCACGGTTTACAGGAACCCATCCAGCAGGAATTATTTTAAGCCAAATGCCCCTTGATCAAATTATTCCCTTACAAAAAGGCACTCATAATAACTTACAACAAACCCAATGGGAAGCTTCTTTCCTGGAATCAATCGGACTTCTCAAAATAGATTTTTTAGGATTAAGAAGTCTTACTTTGATGAATAAAATGGTTTTAGCCATTCAAAAAACTAATCCCCATTTTGGTCTTTTTAAAATCCCTTTAAACGACACAAAAACTTTCGAGCTGTTGCAACAAGGAAAAACAATAGGGATTTTTCAATTAGAATCTTATAACGCCAAAATCTTTTTACAAAAAATGATGCCCCAAAAGTTCGAAGACCTAATTGCCTTACTTGCCTTAAATAGACCAGGACCCATCGATTCTTTTAATATGTTTTTAAAAAACCGCCATCAAAAAACTACCACTTTTTTTAGCCCCTTAATTGATTTTATCCTCCAACCTACTTATGGCATTATTCTTTATCAAGAACAAATTATGCAAATTGTAGCTGTCTTTGCCAAATACAGTCTTGCCCAAGCAGACCTTTTTAGAAGAGCTATTAGCAAAAAGGAAAAAGATTTATTATTGCAAGAAAAAAACAACTTCATTGCCCAAAGCAAAGAACAAGGACGCAACCTTACAATAGCTAACAAACTTTATGATTATATTTTAAAATTTGCCAATTACGGTTTTAACAAAAGTCACAGTGTCGCTTATTCTTTAATTAGTTATCGTATGGCTTATTTGAAAGCTAATCATTTTCTTGCTTTTGTAATTACTTTATTAAATGATGCTATTGGAGATGCAACCCAGACAGAAATTTTGCTCAAAGAAGTTATCCAAAAAGGTATCATTATAGAACCACCCCATATATTTAGTAGCCAAGATAAATATTATTTCAAAGACAATAAATTATTTTTGCCTCTAACTATTATTAAAGGAATAAATGTTGCTTTTTGCCAAGAATTAATGAAAGAACAAAAAAAATTAATTAAAGAACACCAAAAATTAACTAAAACTGCCCAAATGCCCCTTTATTATTCTTTTAAAACCTTTAAACAACAATTGTTTCCTTTCCTCACCGAACCTTTATTAACTAATTTAATTTTTGCAGGCACCCTTGATAAAATGGGCCTAAACCGCAATACTTTAGAACAAAACAAAGATTTAAAAGAAGTTAAATATTATCCATATTCGGATTACGAACCTAAAATACACCCCGAATTACCTTTAAAAGAACTTGTCATTAAACAAAAAAAAACATTAGGCTTTGGACTTCATAATTTATTAATTAATCAAAAAAATAAATCTTAA